One part of the Bacteroidia bacterium genome encodes these proteins:
- a CDS encoding ABC transporter ATP-binding protein, protein MIQVDRLGYQYAKKEPILEEISIEFSAGKIYGLLGKNGAGKSTLIKNMTGMLFPSEGFCRVNGFIPGNREVAFLKDLFFVPEEYYLPNVSIHHLLKVYPKFYPHFNTDQFTGYLDTFGIPLSKKTSQLSLGQKKKVMIGFALSTNTHVLIMDEPTNGLDIPSKIIFRNMIKEAFREDRIVIITSHQVRDLDELIDTILIMDNGKILFNENKLDIARKWQFDLSPVPLQNSDAIYEEKVSNGYASISENKSEEAGYVDIELLFNAVLAKQLHLTELSCQV, encoded by the coding sequence ATGATACAAGTAGACCGATTGGGATATCAATACGCTAAAAAAGAACCCATTTTAGAAGAAATTTCTATCGAATTCTCAGCCGGAAAGATCTACGGTTTATTGGGGAAGAATGGTGCGGGAAAATCAACCCTTATTAAGAACATGACAGGGATGCTTTTTCCAAGCGAAGGCTTTTGCAGGGTCAACGGATTTATCCCTGGGAATCGAGAAGTTGCCTTTTTAAAAGACTTGTTTTTTGTTCCCGAAGAGTACTACCTCCCCAATGTTTCCATTCACCATCTGTTAAAAGTTTATCCGAAATTCTATCCACATTTCAACACAGATCAATTTACCGGATACCTCGATACTTTCGGTATACCTTTGTCAAAGAAGACCAGTCAGCTTTCCCTGGGGCAAAAAAAGAAGGTGATGATTGGCTTCGCCCTTTCAACAAACACCCATGTACTAATTATGGATGAACCTACCAATGGCCTGGATATTCCGTCTAAAATCATTTTTAGGAACATGATAAAAGAAGCTTTCCGAGAAGATCGAATTGTCATCATTACCTCTCATCAGGTTCGTGATTTAGATGAGCTCATCGATACCATTTTAATCATGGATAATGGGAAGATTTTATTTAATGAGAATAAGCTTGATATCGCCCGAAAATGGCAATTCGATCTGTCGCCTGTTCCACTCCAGAACTCAGACGCGATATATGAAGAGAAGGTAAGCAATGGCTATGCTTCCATTTCAGAAAATAAAAGTGAAGAAGCAGGCTATGTGGATATTGAGCTATTATTCAATGCTGTTCTAGCTAAGCAATTACATCTTACAGAATTAAGCTGCCAAGTATGA
- a CDS encoding serine hydrolase domain-containing protein, whose protein sequence is MKNILLVPILLFFIYSSCRSQNRQENKVATKGKKSVEIYSDAIGKEIKQIIDKHAKEVLEDSLIHALSIGLYLDKVSFNFNYGELTKGIGDIPSHNTIYEIASISKTFTGSLAAKAVLEGKLSLEDDIRKYLAGPYPNLAFEGKPIKIKHLLTHTSGIASEIWGMDENRTALNELEFNEAYITLEDKQTKAKFLDQLSKVTITEKPGQTFTYSNSGTNLMGYILERVYEKPFQDLIMDEIISKAKMQDTHFHLPKDKQHRLANGYLLNKPMPESNLAKTLWGAEGALKSTTADMLKYISYQLKNSEIVRESHKKIFEIDTDYWIGYYWWIISNQNHDLHFRHDGGISRAKSVLAIFPEKKIGISIFTNQSSVRINQKLHDLTYKIYNELQD, encoded by the coding sequence ATGAAAAATATACTTTTAGTACCCATCCTTCTATTTTTTATCTATTCAAGTTGCAGGTCTCAAAACAGGCAAGAAAATAAAGTAGCAACTAAGGGTAAGAAATCAGTCGAAATTTATAGTGATGCTATTGGCAAGGAGATAAAGCAAATCATAGACAAACATGCTAAAGAAGTTTTAGAAGATTCATTAATACATGCTTTGTCCATTGGACTTTACCTGGATAAGGTATCTTTCAATTTTAATTATGGTGAATTAACCAAAGGAATAGGAGATATCCCCTCGCATAATACTATTTATGAGATCGCTTCGATAAGCAAAACATTTACAGGAAGCCTGGCTGCAAAAGCTGTTTTGGAAGGGAAACTGAGCCTGGAAGATGATATACGAAAATATCTAGCTGGACCCTATCCGAATTTAGCGTTTGAGGGAAAGCCCATAAAAATAAAACATCTATTAACCCACACCAGTGGAATCGCTAGTGAAATTTGGGGCATGGATGAAAATCGTACAGCGCTGAATGAACTTGAATTTAATGAAGCATATATCACGCTTGAAGACAAACAAACGAAGGCTAAATTCCTTGATCAATTATCAAAAGTAACAATCACTGAAAAGCCGGGGCAAACATTTACTTACTCAAACTCAGGGACAAATTTGATGGGATACATTTTGGAGCGGGTATATGAAAAGCCTTTTCAAGACTTAATCATGGATGAAATCATTTCAAAGGCAAAGATGCAGGATACCCATTTTCATTTACCGAAAGACAAACAACATAGACTCGCAAATGGCTACTTACTGAATAAGCCCATGCCTGAATCTAATCTGGCTAAGACCCTATGGGGGGCAGAAGGCGCATTAAAATCTACAACTGCAGATATGTTGAAATATATTAGCTACCAGCTCAAAAACAGCGAGATTGTCAGGGAGTCTCATAAAAAGATATTCGAAATTGATACCGATTACTGGATCGGATATTATTGGTGGATAATTAGTAATCAGAATCATGATTTGCATTTTAGGCACGATGGTGGGATTTCCAGAGCAAAGAGCGTACTCGCAATTTTTCCAGAAAAGAAAATAGGGATTTCAATTTTCACCAATCAATCTTCCGTAAGGATCAATCAAAAACTCCATGACTTAACCTATAAAATCTATAATGAACTTCAGGATTGA
- a CDS encoding AraC family transcriptional regulator translates to MFENLNNSLEGKLSIVYGLCISLFYLVLVFLELRKYKQLLLENHSNQSTFNYKWLYQLFILLCIIFCFSFFKQIYKLFGTDVEILNYSRLLLSLLLVGFLSWIVLKSMYYPHLFRNINSTYLLTKNILKDTGNQKQPEKPAGEEIEKLLAYMEEEEPYLDASLTLHKLAKELDMPSRELSILINLKLKQHFFDFVNQYRINKAENMLLNSTEEKLTVQQIMYDVGFNSKSSFYTAFKKKTGMTPSEYKKKAD, encoded by the coding sequence TTGTTCGAAAATCTGAATAATAGCCTGGAAGGCAAGTTATCTATAGTTTACGGTCTGTGTATCTCTCTTTTCTATCTGGTACTGGTGTTTTTAGAATTGAGGAAATACAAACAATTATTGTTAGAAAACCATTCAAACCAATCTACTTTTAACTATAAATGGCTTTATCAATTATTTATCCTGCTCTGTATAATCTTCTGTTTTTCATTTTTCAAACAGATTTATAAACTATTCGGTACGGATGTTGAAATTTTAAATTATTCAAGATTGCTTCTTAGCCTGCTTTTAGTTGGCTTTTTAAGCTGGATAGTTTTAAAGAGCATGTATTATCCACATCTATTCCGAAATATTAATTCAACTTACTTACTAACAAAGAATATTCTCAAGGATACTGGCAATCAAAAACAGCCAGAGAAACCTGCTGGAGAAGAGATTGAAAAATTGTTGGCATATATGGAAGAAGAAGAACCTTATCTGGATGCTTCTTTAACTCTACACAAACTCGCTAAAGAATTAGACATGCCAAGTCGTGAACTCTCAATACTCATTAACCTTAAGCTGAAACAGCATTTTTTTGATTTTGTGAATCAATACCGAATAAATAAGGCAGAGAACATGCTACTCAATTCAACAGAAGAAAAATTAACGGTTCAACAAATTATGTATGATGTAGGCTTCAATTCTAAATCTTCTTTCTATACGGCTTTTAAAAAGAAAACAGGCATGACCCCTTCAGAATACAAAAAGAAAGCTGACTAG